From Anopheles darlingi chromosome 2, idAnoDarlMG_H_01, whole genome shotgun sequence, the proteins below share one genomic window:
- the LOC125959117 gene encoding cullin-associated NEDD8-dissociated protein 1, producing MASYQIANLLEKMTSNDKDFRFMATNDLMTELQKDSIKLDDESEKKVVRMVLRLLEDKNGEVQNLAVKCLGPLVNKVKENQVETIVDLLCANMVSNNEQLRDISSIGLKTVISELPQSSNSLVPNVCQRITGKLSAAIEKEDVSVQLEALDILSDLLSRFGDLLVPFHELILKALVPQLGSARQAVRKRTIVALSHLLTTCNNSAYNKVIEHLLDGLEKSQNPGTIRTYIQCLAAICRQAGHRLCSHIERVMFLLNQYSQRDDDELREFCLQACEAFVQRCPEAIMPHIPTIVELCLKYITYDPNYNYEADDGDGGISMDMEDDEEIDSEEYSDDDDMSWKVRRSAAKCLESVISTRHELLEEFYKTLSPALIARFKEREENVKSDIFHAYLALLKSTRPIGDDIGHDPDSMEQIPGPISMLQDQVPTIVRAVQPLMREKSVKTRQDCFLLLRELLNALPGALANHIDQLMGGIHYSLSDKNSTSNMKIDALGFVYCMLVGHNPQVFHAHIQILVPLIVNAVFDPFYKIATEALLVLQQLVKVIRPVDVQTAAFDFSPYVSQLYSSTLQKLRSPEVDQEVKERAIACMGQIIANMGDVLQPELVTCLPLFMERLRNEVTRLSSVKALTMIAGSPLRVNLSPIIGEVIPVLGSFLRKNQRALKLNSLTLLDTLVSHYSQCLDPVLLRSAVAEVPPLLSESDLHVAQLSLVLLTSVARQQPQALVGVHDQIMQEVMTLVRSPLLQGTALNCTLKLFQALVQAQLPGLGYRHLLKMLMTPVYTQHQQSAPLHKQAYHSLAKCIAALTMQIPNDAISVANEFLVEIHNRRNDMPLVFYLLTIGEIGRHFNLQSIDTLAQTILNCFSASSEDVKGAASHALGAIAVGNLNHYLPFILNEIEAQPKRQYLLLHSLKELISSLSTSKAGLEQLLPSVPSIWTQLFKHCECSEEGSRNVVAECLGKLVLVNPEELLPRLQVALRSESALMRTAVVSAIKFTISDQPQPIDPLLRQCIGQFLFALQDPEPSVRRVALVAFNSAVHNKPSLVRDLLPELLPQLYSETKVKKELIREVEMGPFKHTVDDGLDIRKAAFECMYTLLEQGLDRVDIMQFLEHVQAGLRDHYDIKMLTYLMTARLAALCPNAVLQKLDQFVDPLRATCTLKVKANSVKQEYEKQDELKRSALRAVAALLQIPKADKNQHLAEFLALIRSSSELQPLLESVQKDSSGVTNSNTDGRDLSMDQS from the exons aTGGCGTCGTATCAGATAGCGAATTTGTTGGAGAAG ATGACGTCCAATGATAAGGACTTTCGGTTTATGGCCACCAACGATCTAATGACGGAGCTACAGAAGGACAGCATAAAGCTGGACGACGAATCGGAGAAAAAGGTCGTCCGGATGGTGCTCCGGCTACTGGAGGATAAAAACGGCGAAGTGCAGAATCTGGCTGTTAAGTG CCTCGGTCCGCTGGTGAACAAGGTGAAGGAGAATCAGGTGGAAACGATCGTTGATCTGCTGTGCGCCAACATGGTGTCGAACAACGAGCAGCTGCGGGACATCTCCAGCATCGGCCTGAAGACGGTCATCTCCGAGCTGCCACAGTCGTCCAACTCGCTCGTACCGAACGTGTGCCAGCGGATCACCGGGAAGCTGAGTGCCGCGATCGAGAAGGAGGACGTATCGGTGCAGCTCGAAGCGCTCGACATTCTATCCGATCTATTGTCCCGGTTCGGAGATCTGCTGGTACCGTTCCACGAGCTGATCCTGAAGGCTCTCGTACCGCAGCTCGGATCGGCTCGACAGGCCGTTCGCAAGCGCACGATCGTCGCCTTGTCCCATCTGCTGACGACATGCAACAACAGTGCGTACAACAAGGTGATCGAACATCTGCTGGATGGGCTCGAAAAATCGCAAAACCCGGGCACGATCCGGACGTACATCCAGTGTTTGGCAGCGATTTGCCGCCAGGCGGGCCACCGTCTGTGTAGCCACATCGAGCGCGTCATGTTTCTGCTCAACCAGTATAGCcagcgcgacgacgatgagttgCGAGAGTTTTGCTTGCAGGCCTGTGAAGCGTTCGTGCAGCGATGCCCGGAAGCCATAATGCCACATATCCCTACA ATTGTTGAGCTTTGTCTAAAGTACATCACGTACGATCCAAATTACAACTACGAGgcggacgatggcgatggtggcatcTCGATGGACATGGAAGACGACGAGGAAATTGACAGTGAGGAGtacagtgatgatgatgatatgagCTGGAAGGTGCGCCGATCGGCTGCCAAATGTCTCGAATCGGTCATCTCCACGCGTCACGAGCTTCTGGAAGAGTTTTACAAAACTCTCTCGCCGGCACTGATCGCCCGCTTTAAAG AGCGTGAAGAGAATGTGAAATCGGATATCTTTCACGCGTACCTTGCATTGCTGAAATCGACTCGCCCAATCGGTGACGACATCGGACACGATCCTGATTCAATGGAGCAGATTCCCGGTCCGATCAGCATGCTACAAGATCAGGTGCCGACAATCGTCCGTGCAGTACAGCCACTGATGCGCGAAAAATCGGTAAAAACGCGCCAAGATTGCTTTCTGTTGTTGCGCGAGCTGCTGAATGCACTCCCAGGAGCGCTTGCAAATCACATCGACCAACTAATGGGTGGTATTCACTACTCGCTGAGTGATAAAAACTCCACGTCCAACATGAAGATTGATGCGCTTGGCTTCGTGTACTGCATGCTGGTCGGCCACAACCCACAGGTGTTCCATGCACACATCCAAATCCTGGTGCCGCTCATCGTGAACGCAGTTTTTGATCCGTTCTACAAGATCGCCACCGAAGCTctgctcgtgctgcagcagctcgttaAGGTGATCCGACCAGTTGACGTGCAGACGGCGGCTTTTGATTTCTCGCCCTACGTGAGCCAGCTATACTCGAGCACACTCCAGAAGCTGCGCTCACCCGAAGTCGATCAGGAGGTAAAGGAACGCGCGATCGCCTGTATGGGTCAAATCATAGCCAACATGGGTGACGTACTGCAGCCGGAGCTCGTCACCTGTCTGCCGCTGTTTATGGAGCGCCTGCGAAACGAAGTGACACGACTTAGCTCGGTCAAAGCACTCACGATGATTGCGGGGTCACCGCTGCGCGTTAACCTCAGCCCCATCATCGGAGAGGTGATTCCCGTGCTTGGTTCATTCCTGCGCAAGAACCAACGTGCGCTGAAGCTCAACTCTCTTACGCTGCTCGATACACTCGTATCGCACTACAGCCAGTGCCTTGATCCGGTGCTTCTCCGTAGCGCGGTAGCCGAAGTGCCACCACTGTTGAGCGAATCGGACCTTCATGTAGCGCAGCTCTCGCTCGTACTGCTGACATCGGTGGCGCGACAGCAACCACAAGCCTTGGTCGGAGTGCATGATCAAATTATGCAGGAAGTGATGACGCTTGTCCGATCACCGCTACTCCAAGGAACGGCACTCAACTGTACCTTGAAGCTCTTCCAGGCCCTCGTGCAGGCCCAGCTGCCAGGCCTGGGTTATCGTCATCTGCTCAAGATGCTCATGACACCAGTGTacacccagcaccagcaatcggctccactgcacaagcaagcgtATCATTCGTTGGCCAAATGTATCGCTGCACTGACGATGCAAATCCCGAACGATGCCATTTCGGTCGCGAACGAATTTCTGGTCGAGATCCACAATCGCCGCAATGATATGCCGCTCGTCTTCTATCTACTAACAATCGGTGAAATTGGACGTCATTT CAAtctgcaatcgatcgacacGTTGGCACAAACGATCTTAAACTGCTTTTCGGCATCTTCCGAGGACGTGAAAGGAGCTGCCAGTCATGCACTCGGTGCAATCGCGGTCGGCAATCTGAACCACTATCTACCGTTCATTCTGAACGAGATAGAAGCGCAACCGAAGCGACAGTATCTGTTGCTGCATTCACTGAAGGAGCTCATTTCGTCGCTCTCCACCAGCAAGGCCGGGCTCGAGCAGCTGCTCCCATCAGTCCCTTCGATCTGGACACAGCTCTTCAAGCACTGTGAGTGCTCTGAGGAAGGTTCGCGTAACGTGGTGGCCGAATGTCTCGGCAAACTTGTACTCGTTAATCCGGAAGAGCTGTTACCCCGGCTACAGGTAGCGCTGCGCAGTGAGAGCGCCCTCATGCGGACTGCTGTCGTATCGGCAATCAAGTTCACGATCTCCGATCAGccgcaaccgatcgatccgttGCTGCGTCAGTGCATCGGCCAGTTTCTGTTTGCACTACAGGACCCTGAACCGTCGGTGCGCCGCGTAGCACTTGTCGCATTCAACTCAGCCGTTCACAACAAACCGAGCTTGGTGCGAGACCTACTGCCGGAACTGCTACCTCAGCTGTACTCGGAAACGAAGGTAAAGAAGGAGTTGATTCGAGAGGTAGAAATGGGCCCGTTCAAGCACACCGTCGACGATGGGTTGGACATTCGGAAAGCGGCCTTCGAGTGTATGTACACACTGCTCGAGCAGGGGTTAGATCGTGTGGACATTATGCAGTTCCTCGAGCATGTACAGGCTGGTCTGCGCGACCATTATGACATAAAAATGCTCACCTATCTGATGACGGCTCGTCTAGCTGCCCTCTGCCCAAATGCCGTATTGCAGA AACTCGATCAGTTCGTTGATCCACTGCGGGCCACCTGCACGCTCAAGGTAAAGGCCAACTCGGTGAAGCAGGAGTACGAGAAGCAAGATGAGTTGAAACGATCGGCACTACGAGCGGTCGCAGCGCTCTTGCAAATTCCCAAGGCTG ACAAAAATCAACATTTGGCCGAGTTTTTGGCCCTCATTCGTAGCTCATCGGAACTGCAGCCGTTGCTTGAATCGGTACAGAAGGACTCATCCGGGGTGACGAACAGTAATACCGATGGGCGCGACCTTTCGATGGATCAGAGCTAG